One window of the Podospora pseudocomata strain CBS 415.72m chromosome 7, whole genome shotgun sequence genome contains the following:
- the MET6 gene encoding methionine-synthesizing 5-methyltetrahydropteroyltriglutamate--homocysteine methyltransferase (BUSCO:EOG09260LBU; EggNog:ENOG503NW49; COG:E): MVQSSVLGFPRMGVLRDLKKANEAYWADKISQEALLEEGKRLRLAHWKIQKDAGVDIIPSNDFAHYDHVLDHIQFFNAVPERYTKQKLSPLDEYFAMGRGHQKGGVDVPALEMVKWFDSNYHYVKPTLQDNQTFSLAENPKPVREFLEAKEAGIITRPVLVGPVSFLALGKADRGSSVNPISLLDKLVPVYVELLKALKAAGAETVQIDEPTLVFDLAPEVKAAFKPAYEAFAAAGDAIPSLIVATYFGDIVHNFDVLPAFSAAKGIHVDLVRNPEQLEPVIKQLGPSQILSAGVVDGRNIWKNDFAKSLDLLQTAIKALGEDRVIVATSSSLLHTPHTLASEKKLPTDVYEWFSFASEKVKEVAILAKAVTNPEAVRAELDANAAAIKARAESTRTNDPKVKERQAAVTPEQHNRKSGFDTRYAQQKKHLSLPLFPTTTIGSFPQTSEIRVQRNKFTKGEISAEEYDNFIKKEIDLAVSIQDELDLDVYVHGEPERNDMVQYFGERLNGYVFTTHAWVQSYGSRCVRPPIIVGDISRPAPMTVKESKYAASISKKPMKGMLTGPVTCLRWSFPRVDVHQSVQCQQLALALRDEVVDLEANGIYVIQVDEPALREGLPLRKGSERDAYLEWAVNSFKLATAGVEDSTQIHSHFCYSEFQDFFHAIAALDADVLSIENSKSDAKLLKVFIDEAYPRHIGPGVYDIHSPRVPAEEEFKQRIEEMLEFLRPEQLWINPDCGLKTRKWDEVKGALTHMVNAAKYFREKYANKA, encoded by the exons ATGGTTCAATCATCCGTGCTGGGTTTCCC CCGTATGGGCGTCCTTCGTGACCTcaagaaggccaacgaggctTACTGGGCCGACAAGATCTCCCAGGAGGCTCTCCTCGAGGAGGGCAAGAGACTCCGTCTCGCCCACTGGAAGATCCAGAAGGATGCCGGTGTCGacatcatcccctccaacGACTTCGCTCACTACGACCACGTCCTTGACCACATCCAGTTCTTCAAT GCCGTTCCCGAACGCTACACCAAGCAGAAGCTCTCCCCTCTCGATGAGTACTTCGCCATGGGCCGTGGCCACCAGAAGGGCGGTGTCGATGTCCCCGCCCTCGAGATGGTCAAGTGGTTTGACTCCAACTACCACTACGTCAAGCCTACCCTCCAGGACAACCAGACCTTCTCTCTTGCCGAGAACCCCAAGCCCGTCCGCGAGTTcctcgaggccaaggaggctggcatcatcaccagaCCCGTCCTTGTCGGCCCCGTCTCTTTCCTTGCCCTCGGCAAGGCTGACCGTGGCTCTTCCGTCAACCCCATCTCTCTCCTTGACAAGCTCGTCCCCGTCTACGTCGAGCTCCTGAAGGCCCTCAAGGCCGCCGGTGCCGAGACCGTCCAGATTGACGAGCCCACCCTCGTCTTCGATCTCGCCCCCGAGGTCAAGGCTGCTTTCAAGCCCGCCTATGAGGCTTTCGccgctgctggtgatgccatcccctccctcatcgtTGCCACCTACTTCGGTGACATCGTCCACAACTTTGACGTCCTCCCCGCTTTCTCTGCCGCCAAGGGTATCCACGTCGACCTTGTCCGCAATCCCGAGCAGCTTGAGCCTGTGATCAAGCAGCTCGGCCCCTCTCAGATCCTCTCTGCCGGTGTCGTTGACGGCAGAAACATCTGGAAGAACGACTTCGCCAAATcgctcgacctcctccagaCCGCCATCAAGGCCCTCGGCGAGGACCGTGTCATCGTTGCCACCTCCAGCTCTCTCCTCCACACCCCCCACACCCTCGCCAGCGAGAAGAAGCTTCCCACTGATGTCTATGAGTGGTTCTCTTTCGCTTccgagaaggtcaaggaggttGCCATCCTTGCCAAGGCTGTCACCAACCCCGAGGCTGTCCGCGCTGAGCTCGatgccaacgccgccgccatcaaggctCGTGCCGAGTCCACCCGCACCAACGaccccaaggtcaaggagcGCCAGGCTGCCGTCACTCCTGAGCAGCACAACCGCAAGTCCGGTTTCGACACCCGCTATGCTCAGCAGAAGAAGCACCTCAGccttcccctcttccccaccaccaccattggtTCCTTCCCCCAGACCAGCGAGATTCGCGTCCAGCGCAACAAGTTCACCAAGGGTGAGATCTCCGCCGAGGAGTACGACAActtcatcaagaaggagatcgACCTCGCCGTCTCCATCCAGGACGAGCTTGACCTCGATGTCTACGTCCACGGTGAGCCCGAGCGCAACGACATGGTCCAGTACTTCGGTGAGCGCCTCAACGGCTacgtcttcaccacccacGCCTGGGTCCAGTCTTATGGCTCTCGTTGCGTCCGTCCCCCTATCATCGTTGGTGACATCTCTCGCCCCGCTCCCATGACCGTCAAGGAGTCCAAGTATgccgcctccatctccaagaAGCCCATGAAGGGCATGCTTACTGGCCCTGTCACCTGCTTGCGGTGGTCTTTCCCCCGTGTCGACGTCCACCAGTCCGTCCAGTGCCAGCAGCTTGCTCTGGCCCTCCGTGACGAGGTCGTCGATCTCGAGGCCAACGGCATCTACGTCATCCAGGTCGATGAGCCTGCCCTCCGTGAGGGTCTTCCCCTCCGCAAGGGCTCTGAGCGTGACGCCTACCTCGAGTGGGCCGTCAACAGCTTCAAGCTCGCCACCGCCGGTGTTGAGGACTCCACCCAGATCCACTCTCACTTCTGCTACTCCGAGTTCCAGGACTTCTTCCACGCCATCGCTGCCCTCGATGCCGATGTCCTCTCCATTGAGAACTCCAAGTCGGATgccaagctcctcaaggtCTTCATTGACGAGGCCTACCCCCGCCACATCGGCCCCGGTGTCTACGACATCCACTCCCCCCGTGTTcccgccgaggaggagttcAAGCAGCGCATTGAGGAGATGCTCGAGTTCCTCCGCCCCGAGCAGCTCTGGATCAACCCCGACTGCGGTCTCAAGACCCGCAAGTGGGACGAGGTCAAGGGTGCCCTCACCCACATGGTCAACGCTGCCAAGTACTTCCGTGAGAAGTACGCCAACAAGGCTTAA